The Panicum virgatum strain AP13 chromosome 3N, P.virgatum_v5, whole genome shotgun sequence genome includes the window AGTAGGATTtgtgtacgtgtgttcatagaaGTGAGTGTGCGTGTGTTGTGAACGTCTCCATTGTACAGTACTAAAAAAAGTTAGTGGTAGGGCAGCTGCTGTGCGAATCAAGATCAGCTGCTCTTGTTTGACTCGAAAATAAAGTAGCTAGCCTAGCCGCCTAGCTGATGAGCACGCCGGCCGCATGCAGCTGcgacttttttttgaaaagtaaaCCGCCAGCATTTCATTAAGCTGTCATATCATTACATAGAGGAGACCAGAGAAACTCTGGTGGTACATGAAGCCATACAGATTCTGAAAGACGATCTGCCGATCTAACAAGAACATGTGCTGCCTTATTACAACATATGTTTACATGAATAAAAGAAAAAGCCACAGTAGAAGTACAGACCACCTTTTTTATGTCTTCGATGATAATTCCAATATTGGAGCGGTCCGTGACTCTCGACTGGAGCTTCTTAATCAACGACTCACAGTCAGAAGCAATTATAATATGGTCATGAGGGAGTTGGGAAGCAAAGTTAACTGCTCTCCTAAAAGCAATGGTCTCCGCCAATTCTGGGTCTGTAATTTTGTCAATTCCCTGCTTGCAAGTAGCCAGGAAAACACCTCTCTCATCTCTAATGACAATACCCAAGCCCATGCAATTATCTTTGTGGAAAATTGCTACATCAACATTGACCATAGTCCACCCTTGGGGCGGTGGTTCCCATCTTTTCCGATTAAGGACATCAGACTTTCTAGGATGGGCTGGAGTACACCAATGCACAAGCACCATGTCAACATATGCTAAAATCTTCTCAGCTATACAGTCGGGGTGCATTTTATTTTCTCCATTTCGCACAGCATTCCTAGCCTTCCAGATATGCCAAAAGGCTATGAAAAAGATAGTAGATAGTAGCCTCATGCAGCTGCGACTTGGCTGGCTGGGCGATAGATCGATCGGCATCCCTAGAGTCAAGTCAATAATGTTAACAGGAAATTAATTAATAAACCGATCCAAGATCGGGATGGGATGGGGGGCACGCACCAAGCCATTCTACAATAGACTGGGCTTTTTTATTCAACAATCCCAAGGTGGAGCTCTCTgaaatttattattattattattattgttattattattattattattattattattattattattattagctAGAGCAATGCCCGTGTGATGGATGCTTCAGATCGACTTGAGTCATTAAGATAGAGAAAATGTCAACTTGGAGAGAGATAGTGCGTGtccatatatatttttcttgaaaagCTTGAGTGAGTGGTAGTGCTGGTCGCCTGTGAACCGAGAGGTCACAAATTTGAGCGGTGGCCTCTACATATTGCACGGTGCATGGGAAAGACCTCCCGCTAATAACCTctcccagaccccgcacagtgcgggagccTACGACACTGGGTATGTCTAGagatggcaatgggtacccgaaacccgaaacccgatagGTTTTTGCTCCATTAGGGTATGAGTTTGGGTCAACTTTTAGACCTGTGAGTTTATTAATGGGCACAAAGTTCTACCCGTTGGGTTTATGGGCACGAGTTTATTCCTACAATACCCGAACCCGTGAACCCATAGATTTTTTAAACCCAATCCAACATAGAGTAATTGTCATTTTATTTGTGAATTTATAACAAATTTAACATCTCTTTCTTTTAATTCTTATTTTAGTGAACTCTTAAGTGGTGGGTATGGGTGTTTTTGCTTTGCAGTTATCGTGTTTGTATATGCATATGATGGATTTGTGATTTTGTATGGTCTTTTGATCATTTCAATATAGAGcttgttatttttatttttatttttattataatttataGTGAACATAGATTTTTTACTCATAATATGCTACAAATGATGTTTACTATGTTAAACTTATTGATCTTGAGAAAAATTTGTATAGTAAAGTGTAGTTTACTATGTTAAATTTATTGatcttgagaaaaaaaaatgtatagTGAAGTGTAGACCCATGGGTAACCCATGAGTACCCGCTAATCCGATGGGTTTGGATTTGGGCAAAATTCTAAACCCGTCACGGGTATGGGTTTTTTAATGAGTTCAAATATTTTTCATGGGTTTAGGTTTGGGATGACAAAATCTGATAGGTTTAGACCCGTTGTCATCTCTAGTTACATCCTTTCGCATGTGTCAATGTAAGACGTACTTAGAGGATGGTTGTTtcctttttgtaaaaaaattttctAACATGACAGCAACGTATGTACTAGTACGGGTTGAGAAAATGAGGACCCTAGCTAGTATGTAAAAAGTCTACCGAAATGAAAGTCGTTGAAACTCTAATTACTACTTGGTGTTTGTGACAGTGTGAGGAATGGATCCACTCGCCAACAATCTCCTACCGTGCTAGCTACTGGTGGTGCTGCATTCCCACcaacccacaaccaaagcaaaccAGGCCCCAACTTGACATACTAGTACAACTGCAAATGCTCTATCGATCCAATTGTTACGGTTGCAATCCATCCACACGAAGAGGGGCACTGCTGCAGTCTGTTAGTGTCAGTCTTCTCTGCAACTGCTGATGCTGCTCTACAAGAAGAAGATCGATCCATAAGATTCAGATTATTCTtccgtcttcttcttccccggccAGCCGGCGGTCGATCCAGATGATGCGGCCCTGCGCCGCCATCTGCGCGCTCCTGCtgagcctcctcctccctccctccctcgccttCCCGCTATGCACCGACGCGAGTCAGTTCACGCACTTCCCAACACCCCTGCTGTGCTGCTTCTtcgtcgtcttcttcttcttcgcctgCTCAGCAGTCAGCTCAATGATGGATTGCATACATGCAGGGGCGCCGGTGCTGCTCAACACCACGCTCAAGttctgcgcctcctccggcaacacaagcagcagcagcagctgctgcgacgccgccgccgacgccgcgctcaGCACCCAGTTCAACGCCATGAACGTCTCCGACGCGGCCTGCGCCGCCGTCCTCAAGTCAATCCTCTGCGCTGTAAGCGACCATCCGTcctatgcttttttttttcagttgagTTGGATTTGTTACTTTGCTCCTTGCTGTTATTCACCTTCGCATATAGATTGAACCTTTGCTTTCACTGACACATTACTCCACTAGTGGTAATTAGCAGAATGTTTACCGCAGAAATGCCATAATATTCACTTCAAAAAAGCTTCGAAATTCGCATGCTCACTTTGCTGAGTGCAAAATGCAATTCTACAATATGAAGAACAAAACTACCTGAGTACTGTACAAATTCTTATCTGTAACAATCATAGCATCTTTTCAAGAGGAGAACTGAATTTGGTTGCCAATACCATCAGACCTGAAATTTAGATGCCTCACTCAGAGGACTGAAATTTAGATGTCAATACACTTAATGAATTGAATGACTCCACTTTCAGAAATGCAGTCCATATTCTGCTGATCTATTTGATGCTGGGCCAAAGATTCGGACAATTCCCTTCCTCTGCAACTCCACCTCCTCAGCAACTTCTGCCCAGTCCAAGGAAACCACTCAGGACTACTGCGAACATGTCTGGGAAACTTGCAAGGATGTCAAAATAATGAACTCACCCTTTCAACCACCCCTGCAAGGCAGTGCACCGCCTCCCACCTCATCACCATCGAAGCTGACTGATGCCTGGCAATCTGAAAATGACTTCTGTACCTCGTTTGGTGGTGCATCGAATGATCAGTCTGTATGCTTCAGTGGCGACACGGTTTCATTCAACGCCACCCAACCTTCGCCCTCTCCTAAAGGGATATGCCTGGAGAGGATTGGTGACGGATCCTACCTTAACATGGCTCCTCACCCTGATGGATCCAATAGGGTCTTCTTGGGCAGCCAAGCTGGGAAGATATGGCTGGCAACTGTCCCTGATCAAGGATCCGGGGGTACTCTACAATTCGAAGAAGCTAGCCCATTCGTTGATCTGACTGATCAGGTGCACTTTGATTCAGCGTTTGGACTCATGGGTATGGCGTTCCATCCTGACTTTGCAACCAATGGCCGTTTCTTTGCCTCTTACAACTGTGATAGGACCAAGTCACCCAGCTGTACGGGGAGATGCTCTTGCAATTCTGATGTGGGCTGTGATCCCACAAAGCTAGGTACCGACAGTGGTGCTCAACCATGCCAGTATCAAGTGGTGATTTCAGAATATTCAGCAAAAGGTTCCTCGGCAAACGTTTCCGAGGTTTGCTCATCTCAACATGCTCTTCCGATCCATTCAAGTCTTGTCTTGGTATTCCCTAAACCTCATACGCACACATTCCTCTTTAAACATTTCCTGTTAGGCTACGTCTGCTGATCCATCTGAAGTTAGAAGGATTTTTACTATGGGGCTGCCTTATACATCACAACATGGAGGCCAGGTACTTTTTGGACCTGATGGCTACCTCTACCTCATGATGGGGGATGGTGGAGGAAAGGGAGATCCTTTTAATTTCGCTCAGAACAAGAAGTCACTCTTGGGAAAAATCATGAGGCTTGACATTGACAGTACGCCGAGTAAGTCTTTGAGCCTTGATGCCATTTGTCTACTTATTTAAACTGCTACTTTGTTTCTTTACTCGAATCAGCATTCCAACCTTTATCACTTTCCTTTAGTCGCTTCAGCTTCCACGGTTATGTCTCCATAAACTGCTCTTGCATTTCCTCTTAGTTAGTTTGCATGAAAACTTTGGCATCAGTACCAAAGGACGAAATGGCATCAACCACCACCTCCAGTGAGAATATGAGATTATTCCAATGATGCATCTAATTTTGGCCCTTAGTATCAGCAACTTAAGTTAGCAAAATATTAGACACATCTTTTATATCTTTCCTGTCCTGAGAACGGATTAGTCAAAGATGCTAGATGATGACTAGATGAGACTATGATCTTCTGATTTGGCAGCATTATTAGCTGCCATTTTTATACTGAACTAGGTGGAAGGTTGCGGCTATAAAATCTTGGAGGCACTTGTCACTTATAGAACTGATATAAGCAATTCAATTCATCAGCTTATAAAAGTATGGCTAACTGGTTTCTTTTGCATTCTTTCACACaaagttttttttccttctatgTTGGTATGGAGAGCTGCATCATGCACATGATCTGTCAATTTTTGTTCCTAAAGCTTTCTGTTTTTTTATCTGTTTCATTTTTAAGGAGCAAGTGAAATCAGTAACACGAGTTTGTGGGGAAATTATTCTATTCCAAAAGATAACCCGTATGCTGATGATAGCGAGTTACAACCAGAAAGTTGGGCACTGGGTCTTAGAAACCCGTGGAGGTGCAGTTTTGATTCTGAGAAGCCATCCTACTTCTACTGTGGAGATGTTGGGCAGGTACTATGCAAGACCATACGTAATAAATGTTTAATTTTCCAGTGCTAATTTGGGTTACTTCGTTCATTAGATAGCCATGTGTGCTCAGACTTAGTGTTCCATGCATTACTTCTATTCATCGATGAGGAACTGAGTGTGTGTATTTTGTATGCAAACAACACTTCATTTGTGTCTGTACCTTAATCCTGTAGGATCAATATGAAGAAGTGGATTTGATCTCCAAAGGCGGGAACTACGGATGGCGTGCGCTTGAGGGTCCTCTTGTTTACCATCCACCATGGGCACCAGGAGGCAACACATCACTTGACTCCATAAACGCCATCCCACCTATCATGGGTTACAGCCACTCTGATGTGAATAAGAACATCGGATCCGCATCGATCATAGGAGGTTATGTCTATAGAGGGTCCGCTGATCCCTGCTTGTTTGGAAGGTATATCATCATCGATCACTCGATATTACTAGCTCGACGCCTCCTGTACATTTTCATTTGGAACTTCTCttgtgcagtgcagtgcagctCTGAATTGTTGGAATTTCAGCTGTAAGGTGTATATCTGTTAACGTGTTTTCAGGTACTTGTACGCTGACCTGTACGCTTTGGCCATGTGGACCGGCACAGAAACCCCAGAGAGCAGCGGGAACTACACCTCCACTCTGATTCCCTTCAGCTGCTCCAAGGATTCTCCGATCGCCTGTGAGACAGCTGCCGGGAGCTCTCTCCCGTCTCTTGGCTACATATACTCCTTTGGCGAGGACAACAGCAAGGACATCTATGTGCTGACGAGCAAAGGCGTCTACCGAGTTGTCAGGCCCAGCCTCTGCAGCTACACCTGCCCAACAGAGAAACCCGCGACAAACAGCGGGAGAACGCCTCCTGGTTCTTCATCAAAGGCGCCAGCCATGGCACTGAGCAATCAGCAGATGGGAGTGCTTTTGCTGTCTGTTATTATGTTTTGGGTCTTGATAAGATAGGATCCTGCTCTGAGTCAGTCATGTGCAAGGATGGATGGTACGCTCGTCGCTCCATATGTTACGAAGAAACCGAAATAAGAATGTTTCAGCTAGAGATCCGATGTGATATACTAGTACATAGCATGTAAGTGTTggcctgaacctgcaggttacTCAAGCAGGGTCTTTAGTGGTATAAGTACATAGTCAGATATTGTTTGCAAGGAAGAAAACAGAGTGAGGGTGAAACTTTATTCATATATAGTATAGGACTATAGGGTGATTGCTGGAACATGTGTATATATGTAGCACATACATGTAACGAGTACTAGTAGCAGCAGGTGCCGGTGGTGGCGATGCTGCAGTACCTGCTTGGGTCCATCATGTTGCAGATGTAGGGCAGTCGTTGCCATCTCCATGACCTTGCTCATCATCTGATGGTGATCGGAGCCCGGCAGGCCGCCCTGCAGCTCCTGTACCGTGCTTCTGATCGCCCTGCACCTGCAGCTCGGTGGCATCTGCTCTGCTCATCCGCCATTTTCCAGGGCCAAGAGTGATGAGCATCGCCGCGACGGCGCCGTGCACTGGTGCTTCAGGTAGTCCCTCCACGCGTCCATGGCCTCCAAATGTGGGTGTgcgagcgcgaggaggaggaaggactTGAGGGCAGTCCCAACCCAGACTCTACTATAGAGTCTAAATCTcctatttattgtgttttgctgatgtggcagtatatttatggaagagagagggagagaaatcaagactccaagtcttatttagactccaagtcttcacgcaaatcaagaatgaatgtgagagaTAGTCATATAAATCAAAGTAACACAATTTGCATTGAGAAGTATAGTTTTttgtgatggagtctttgagGCTTAGACTCTAATAGTAGAGTCTGGGTTGCCACCAATGCTCTGTCTTGTGTATCATGAATTACGCGGCACAGATGCCGTGCAAGCTGTTAATTAAAGCTCTCCAACTATATTAGATGATGTTTCTTGTAATGAATCTGTGCCTTTTCGATGATGATATTATTGATCTATAGTACATGCCGTAGAACACCGGTAATTGTGGAGGCCAGTCGTCTCCTCTTTGGATTTGTTTCCACTCAGCAGTCAGAAACATGTGGTGGATCAAGCTAACAAGATGCATATGCCAAATCTCACTCTCTTTTCTGAAACTGAACCCCATTCTGTGCAACTTCTTTCTCAAGATGGGCaacagagcatctccaacagtttggcgaaTGGAGTTGGCAtccttgatttttggcaaaagcCCTTAAAACAcccctccaacagtttggcaaaataTGACAATTTGGCAAAAACCCTCTCTCACCGCGCATATATGGCAACTTAGAAAAGGGCTTGGCAAATCCTCTCTCTACTTGCATGCTGGGTACTGACCACGAAAATAAAGTTTTCTTCCTGCTTGCATGCTGCctattgccttttttttttcattttgccaAGTTCCAAATAGCAAACTATTAGAGATCGAACTGTTTTTTTACTAGGCAAATAGTTTTGAGAGTTGGCAAATCACAAGATTTGCCAAGTAGAATATGACAAACTTTTGAAAATGCTTATCTCTCTAACAAACAAGTTCCTGAAAAGTAATTATAGTACTTTTTTTAGGGGAGTAATTATAGTAGTTGGTATTTTGGAAGGAAATAACTTAAAAAGGCCCATTAATATTGGGGAATGGCCCAATGAGGATGTTTGTTTGGTTGGCTAGTAGCCCATCATCATTGGGCACATCTGGTTCCGTAAATACTTTATTGTTTTCTATCTACTAGAACAATACAATGCATTGTTACGAGTAACATACTTTTACCCAGGCCTATACGAGATACTCTTTCATTGTATGTACAGGTCGTGCCTCGCGCGAGGCATTACTTCCAGATTTCGATTGATTTGTTCGAATTTCAATTAGAATTCCAATTAATTTGTTTTCTGATTAGGATTATAATTGACAGCTAAGAAATTATTACTTGCTTTGCTTTAGAAGTAGCAAGAGATAGAGATTATATAGTAGTAGTACATATCGTGATTTGTTCTAATGGAGCCGCGGGTCTCTGCTAAGAGTTTGTTTGACAGAGCTCTAAAACCGGCTCCAGCTAGAACTTACCAAAAGGTCTATTTTGGAGCAGCTAGAACTtactaaaaaaaataatagtatTGTGGTCATTTGATATGTTCTTTATATTTTAACAGTTAGATGAAGCCGTTTTgccaatttttttccaaaacagTTTCAGTTTCAGTTTCATCGGAGAATCCGCTCCAAACAAATTCTAaatattagttttttttttaaagattgCCTTGCCGGCactaaaatgaaataaaaaatgttGACAGGTCAACCACCCCCCGTCGCTGCCCCACTACAAAGCGAAGTGCCCGCTGGCTGCCGGGCCGCCGGCTCGGTTCTTAGCCTGAGTCGCTGCCCGCTGGGGCCCACACCCACATCCACCGCCGGCGATGAAGGCCCTCATCTCCCAGTCCTtccacgccgccgtcgaccgCCGCTGGCTGCTCCCCCTGGCCGTCGGCTCCgcgctctccctcctcctcctcgtcgccctCACCACCTTCCCCCTCCcattcccctcctcctcctcctcggccgcctccgccctctTTGTCGAGCACAAGCTCGCCCCCACCCCGCcgttccccgccggcgccgagctcCCCCGCATCGCCTTCCTCATCTCCGGGTCCGCGGGGGACGCCTCCGctctccgccgcgtcctcctcGCGCTCTACCACCCCAGGAACCGCTACATCCTGCACCTCGATGCCGAGGCCCCCGTCTCCGACCGgacggacctcgccgccggcctcgccgcccaccCGGTCCTCGCGTCCGCGGACAACGTCCGCGTCGTCAACCGCGCCAACCTCATCACCTATCGCGGCCCCACCATGGTCGCCAACacgctccacgccgccgccgccttcctgtGGGGCCACGCTGGCGCCGGTGGCTCCGACTGGAACTGGTTCATCAACCTCTCCGCCTCCGATTACCCGCTCGTCACACAGGATGGTAAGCGCCCTTCCTTCTACATTCATCCGAAAATTTCTAATCCATAAAAACCCCGCCTTGGATTTGTAAATGTAACTCTTAAGCTTCCTGCTGCAGATCTGATACATGTCTTCTCCAAGCTACCGCGTGATCTCAACTTCATCGATCACACCAGCGACATCGGATGGAAGGAGTACGAGCTTCCTTCATCATGATTTTATTCGCTGACCACTGCATTCTGACAGGGGCCAATTCCTACCTTGTTGTTTCTCATGATGTACAGGTTTCAGAGGGCCAAACCCGTGATCATTGACCCCGGTCTCTACATGAAGAAGAAGGCTGATGTCTTCTGGATACCGCAGAGGCGGAGCGTGCCGACAGCCTTCAAGCTCTTCACTGGTATGTTCCTAACTGATAGTATGACCTACTAGTCAAAATATTCACATTCAAGCGTTAACCCATAGATGTGTAGAATTCACCATGCACGTTGTGCAGATTAGTATACCTCGTAACCTAACCTTGCCTTTGTTGTTTTCGGTGAGAATTGTTGATTTGCCCTTGCCAAGGTGGATGGAATTTCTTAAatcaattttctttttttgtaaTTGAATGTGGTGTCAAATGCTTCAAACTGTAAACTCTCTCTGCCACGTCTTGCAACAGTGCTGGCTATTTTGATGTGTGAATTGTTGATACGTGGGTTTGTCACCAACTTAAATTAATATATCTTTTTTGCAAAGTACTGCATATAAATGCACTGTTTTTCTAGCTTCGTGATTTAAATATTGTATATTGTGGAAACTCCTCTAGGTAAAGTTTCCGTTCATACGTAATTTATTTTTTGTGATCTGATTGCTGTAACAAACATTTGGGATTCTGTTTATTTGTTGCCTGTAGCAGCAAACCAGCTATGCATCTCTTGCTTGCCTACTGCATATACTGgctgtaattaattttaaagcTTATCCTTGTTTTATGTGTCGGTTATTAAGTTAGAAAATTGTGTCAATGAACTTGCCATAAAAGTATACTTTTTCCTTAATGTGATGGTCTACTGTTTCACATCCATTATCCATCATGTTTTTAATAGCATGAAATTAATTGATTCCAGTTTCTTATATAGTGGCTACAACTCAGATATAACTACTCTAGGTTCAAACAGCTTAAAACAGATAACTAAAAGATGCAGAAATGCAGAGCCTATCTCTGCAATGAAGATCAAGTTGCAGTATTCATCAATACCAAGAAGAAATAACTTTCTTTTTTAACCCATCCGTCCCCcaaaaacaagtcattctaggATCCAAAACTTATCACAGAAAACAAGTCAtttaccctatttagaaagtgcttgtgcatgcaagaatcagttagtgccaaatatgggtaataaataggggcaaacatggtcattttacctCCTTATTAATCAGTCATAGAATTCCTAGAATGACttgtattttgggacggagggagtactatcgAGCAAATTCTTTGGCCTTTACTCTTCATTTTCAAAAACCAGCAAGAGTAGTATCGCTTAAGAGCTTTCGTGGAATGAGGCTTGCTTTATTAGTTTGAGCCTTTGGGTAATAAGTGTTGCTTTTTGAATCTTGACCATGTAGATATAGAGTCACCTGATGATGAAATTGCATTGCAGGTTCTGCTTGGATGGCACTTTCTAGGCCATTTGTGGAATACTGCATATGGGGCTGGGACAACCTACCTCGCACGGTGCTCATGTACTACTCCAATTTCATCTCCTCGCCAGAAGGGTACTTCCACACCGTGGTCTGCAACGCCGAGGAATTCAAGAACACAACCGTGAACCATGACCTGCATTACATCTCATGGGACAACCCTCCAAAGCAACATCCACACTACCTCACGGTCGAAGATTTGGACAGGATGGTTGCTAGTGATGCCCCTTTCGCTCGGAAGTTCCATGCAGATGACCCAGTGCTAGATAAGATAGATGAGGAGATCCTGTCCCGTGGTGCAGACATGCCAACCCCTGGAGGCTGGTGTGCAGGAACACGAGAGAACGGGAGCGACCCTTGCTCTGTCATAGGTGACACCAGTCTCCTTCGGCCCGGCCGTGGAGCGGTGCGGCTGCAGCGGCTGATCACGTCGCTGCTGTCAGAGGAGAAGTTCCACCCAAGGCAGTGCAAGTAGGGCGTGATGCCTCTGACCCACCCAAATCTGAGCTATATATGAATATATACACGCATGGACTGCTGCCGGTGGCGATGCATACATGGTTTGTTCTGACTTGTAGGTCGTCGCCGTTTTGTCTGGCAGCTGCCATTTAACATGTACTACCATGTTGCCGTTGTACTACCACATTAGTCATCTGTCTGTAGAGCCTGTTGTATTGTATCTCCACTCCACATGTAGTACTTTATCATCCAAGGTATGAGCCTGGACACCTGGTTATCAATATATTTCAGTGCAACTTTAGGCGTCATTTATATTGCTAGACATAGTGTGGTTTTTGAATTGCAATAGTGGTTTCCTTTTGTTGACCAAACTTTTCGCATTCTGGATCGGTCTGTTGGGAAATACTATTGGCCCGATGGTGCTGTTGGGCCCATGCCGTTGGTGATGTTCCATAATGTAaaacaagttttttttaaaaaaagaaaatgatgtAAAACAAGTTGGTCAACTTGTAGTTGCAGTTGTCTTTGTTGCCGGCCGGCTCAACAACAAGAAGGCCGGTCGGTCCTCCAAGGTAACTAACCAAACCAGCTAGTACTGCTTGTTACTAATCAACAACGCGCCGGAGAATGAAGTCCGGTCAATGGATGGACGAACGGACGGCTCGGATCCGTCTCTAGAACCCTTGACAATCAATCAATCGATCTCCACAACCTGGattaataaaatatatttactaAGGGATCCGTAGCAGGCAATTGTAAAGACCACCATTTCCTTGGCCACAAAGCTTAAGACATTTCCGAGCACAAGAGTCTCTTCGTCTTCCTTGGTCCATCGGAATCGGAGAAGAAGATAGCTACAGCTACGTAGGAAGAAGGACGAAGGAATAAGAATCCATGGCGCAGCCGCCGGAGGGAGCGCTGATCTACGCGATGGTGGCGCGGGGCACGGTGGTGCTGGCGGAGCACACGTCCTACACGGGCAACTTCCGGGACATCGCCGCGCAGTGCTTGCACCGGATGCCGGCGGGGAACAACCGCTTCATCTACACCTGCGACGCCCACACCTTCAACTTCCTCGTCGCCGATGGATACGGTCGGTATCTACTATGATGTCTCTCCCGAGTCGCACCTTTAATTTGCTACATGCTTTGGCTCTATCAACATACTCTCTTCTGATATcctttaatttggacggtgtcTACTATGTATGG containing:
- the LOC120667161 gene encoding HIPL1 protein-like isoform X2: MMRPCAAICALLLSLLLPPSLAFPLCTDARAPVLLNTTLKFCASSGNTSSSSSCCDAAADAALSTQFNAMNVSDAACAAVLKSILCAKCSPYSADLFDAGPKIRTIPFLCNSTSSATSAQSKETTQDYCEHVWETCKDVKIMNSPFQPSKLTDAWQSENDFCTSFGGASNDQSVCFSGDTVSFNATQPSPSPKGICLERIGDGSYLNMAPHPDGSNRVFLGSQAGKIWLATVPDQGSGGTLQFEEASPFVDLTDQVHFDSAFGLMGMAFHPDFATNGRFFASYNCDRTKSPSCTGRCSCNSDVGCDPTKLGTDSGAQPCQYQVVISEYSAKGSSANVSEATSADPSEVRRIFTMGLPYTSQHGGQVLFGPDGYLYLMMGDGGGKGDPFNFAQNKKSLLGKIMRLDIDSTPRASEISNTSLWGNYSIPKDNPYADDSELQPESWALGLRNPWRCSFDSEKPSYFYCGDVGQDQYEEVDLISKGGNYGWRALEGPLVYHPPWAPGGNTSLDSINAIPPIMGYSHSDVNKNIGSASIIGGYVYRGSADPCLFGRYLYADLYALAMWTGTETPESSGNYTSTLIPFSCSKDSPIACETAAGSSLPSLGYIYSFGEDNSKDIYVLTSKGVYRVVRPSLCSYTCPTEKPATNSGRTPPGSSSKAPAMALSNQQMGVLLLSVIMFWVLIR
- the LOC120667161 gene encoding HIPL1 protein-like isoform X1 — translated: MMRPCAAICALLLSLLLPPSLAFPLCTDARAPVLLNTTLKFCASSGNTSSSSSCCDAAADAALSTQFNAMNVSDAACAAVLKSILCAKCSPYSADLFDAGPKIRTIPFLCNSTSSATSAQSKETTQDYCEHVWETCKDVKIMNSPFQPPLQGSAPPPTSSPSKLTDAWQSENDFCTSFGGASNDQSVCFSGDTVSFNATQPSPSPKGICLERIGDGSYLNMAPHPDGSNRVFLGSQAGKIWLATVPDQGSGGTLQFEEASPFVDLTDQVHFDSAFGLMGMAFHPDFATNGRFFASYNCDRTKSPSCTGRCSCNSDVGCDPTKLGTDSGAQPCQYQVVISEYSAKGSSANVSEATSADPSEVRRIFTMGLPYTSQHGGQVLFGPDGYLYLMMGDGGGKGDPFNFAQNKKSLLGKIMRLDIDSTPRASEISNTSLWGNYSIPKDNPYADDSELQPESWALGLRNPWRCSFDSEKPSYFYCGDVGQDQYEEVDLISKGGNYGWRALEGPLVYHPPWAPGGNTSLDSINAIPPIMGYSHSDVNKNIGSASIIGGYVYRGSADPCLFGRYLYADLYALAMWTGTETPESSGNYTSTLIPFSCSKDSPIACETAAGSSLPSLGYIYSFGEDNSKDIYVLTSKGVYRVVRPSLCSYTCPTEKPATNSGRTPPGSSSKAPAMALSNQQMGVLLLSVIMFWVLIR
- the LOC120667162 gene encoding beta-glucuronosyltransferase GlcAT14B-like — translated: MKALISQSFHAAVDRRWLLPLAVGSALSLLLLVALTTFPLPFPSSSSSAASALFVEHKLAPTPPFPAGAELPRIAFLISGSAGDASALRRVLLALYHPRNRYILHLDAEAPVSDRTDLAAGLAAHPVLASADNVRVVNRANLITYRGPTMVANTLHAAAAFLWGHAGAGGSDWNWFINLSASDYPLVTQDDLIHVFSKLPRDLNFIDHTSDIGWKEFQRAKPVIIDPGLYMKKKADVFWIPQRRSVPTAFKLFTGSAWMALSRPFVEYCIWGWDNLPRTVLMYYSNFISSPEGYFHTVVCNAEEFKNTTVNHDLHYISWDNPPKQHPHYLTVEDLDRMVASDAPFARKFHADDPVLDKIDEEILSRGADMPTPGGWCAGTRENGSDPCSVIGDTSLLRPGRGAVRLQRLITSLLSEEKFHPRQCK